In Methanocella paludicola SANAE, the sequence GACGTTAAGGTGGGCGAAGCCATCATGGAAGTCCATAAGAACGTCAGGACTGTGCTTGTGCCTACGACCCCGGTGGTCGGCGAATTCCGGATCCGGCACTATCGGGTTCTATGCGGCGAGGACAGGACGACCACCGTGTACCGGGAACACGGCTTCATCTACGAGATGGACCTGAATAAGGTGTATTTCAGCCCCCGGCTTTCCACGGAGCGCAAGCGGATCACCGACCAGGTCACCGATATGGAGCTGGTGCTCGATATGTTCGCCGGCGTGGGGCCGTTCGCCATTCCCATCTCTAAAAGGGCCATGTATACGATAGCAGTCGATAAAAATCCGGATGCTGTCGAGTACCTGAAGAAAAATATCGCCCTGAATAAGGCTTCCCGTATCGAGGCCGTCAACATGGACGCCCGCGATATTCAGACTCCACAGCCCCCTGACCGCATCATCATGAACCTGCCGCATACCGCCCACGAATTCCTGGACGTCGCCTTCAGGCTGATAGCCACGGGCGGCATCATCCACTATTACGACATCCGGCCGGAGACCGAGATATTCGACGCAGTGATCAAGATGGTCCGGCAAAAGGCGAGCTACAGCGGGTGCCTCATCGATATCGTGAATAAGCGTATAGTAAGGTCATATTCGCCGCACGAATACAACATCGTGCTGGATATCCGCGTCGTCGGAAAACAAGACTAATCTTTTTTTCAGTTTTATTCTCTCTTGCAAAATGTTTATTAGGTATATTTGGCTAACCTATTGCTATAGAAACAGTTGGTGAACGAGGTATGTTCGAAGTAAAATCTGAAAATTTCAACAAGTACGTGTCTTTCGCTGTCATGCTCATCGTTGCGGCTATCGTAGTACTCGCCGTAGGCGAAATATGCAAGTACATCCTGCCGCACGACACGGCATTTTACTTTACGGTAAACAAGATCTACTTCCTGGCCGCCGGGGCGCTGATACTCACGGCCGGGCTGGGATTGCTGAACCTGAGCAACCTCCGGAATCTGGCCGTGTTCTTTGTCGCCCTGCTGGCGCTGCTCGTAGTCTTATACTTCGTGGACAAGTTCGCCTGCAGCGCGCTCTGGGGCGGTGTATACGCATCCGTACTAACGAGGATACCAGAGCGATACTTCGATATGTACTATAAGGCGCTGGACGGCCTGAGCGTGCTGCTCGGGGCTGTAGGCCTGCTGTTCTTGCTCGTTAAGAGCCTCGACATCCTGAAGGACACGCTGTCCGGCCCCAAGAAAGCTTAAGATAATCCCGGACGCCCGGGGAACACCTCGCCCGGGCGTCCCCATCCTTTTCTGAGTGGGCCGGCATCGCTGGAAAAAGTTAAATATAGGTTAATTTTTTACGAGTTCTTCGAAAACCACTTGTATTAGCTCCATTTTTAAGGAATTCATCCCATGTTTTACCGGTAAATAGGTCGAGCCAATATTTTCTAATCGATATCCCTTCAACACCTTATTGTCATTATCAATAGTATATTGTGCAATATAATACTTTTTAAATTACCATGGCAAATTTATGGAAAACTATCATAATCGCTAATCTAAATTTGATATTGGTGGTTAATGGAAAGTTTTGCTGTGTTGAATATAAACTAGCCTTAGTAAATAAACCGATTTGTAGAACATCGTTTAAATAGTTGAAAAATGCTAAAAAATACGTTTTTTAAATGTAAGATTGGTGATAAATCCTAAATAGCTTACTCGGTAATCGATAGCACATATTCAACAAAGTAAAAAATAATAAAAAAGATTGATGGCATGCAGATTCCACGGCAGATCTACGCATGCCAGGGCCGTGAGTCATCGACATCAAGGTTGGATCGCGATACCCTCCGGATAATCTCCTACCGTTATCGGTGAGCCTATGACCGTGTTCGTCGTCGTATCGATCACCGAGACCGTATTATCAATGCTATTGGTGACGTAGGCTCTTGTCCCATCCGTCGTTATCGCAATGCCCGTCGGCCCGTTTCCTACCGGTATTGTTCCTATGACGGTGTTCGTCGATGTATCGATCACCGAGACTGTATCACTATTGAAATTGGTGACGTAGGCTCTTGTCCCGTCCGGGGTGATTTTGATGCCATACGGGCCTTTTCCTACTGGTATCGGTGAGCCTATGACGGTGTTCGTCGCTGTATCGATCACCGAGACTGTACCGCTGTTGAAATTGGTGACGTAGGCTCTTGTCCCGTCCGGGGTGATCGCAATATTCTGCGGGCCATTCCCTACTGGTATCGGTGAGCCTATGACGGTGTTCGTCGATGTATCGATCACAGAGACTGTATTACTGTTGAAATTGGTGACGTAGGCTCTTGTCCCGTTCGGGGTGAACGCAATGCTCACAGGCGCATTTCCTACTGGTATCGGTGAGCCTATGACGGTGTTCGTCGATGTATCGATCACCGAGACCGTATTATCAATGCTATTGGTGACGTAGGCTCTTGTCCCGTTCGGGGTGATAGCAACGCCAAACGGGCCACGTCCTACCGGTATTGAGCCTATGACGGTGTTCGTCGATGTATCGATCACCGAAACCGTGCCACTACCGTAATTTGCGACGTAGGCTCTAGCCCCGTTTGGAGTGATCGCAATACCAATTGGATAATTTCCTACCGGTATCGGTGAGCCTATGACGGTGTTCGTCGATGTATCGATCACCGAGACCGTATTACTGTTGAAATTGGTGACATAGGCCCGTCTTGGCGTGGGTACGGGCGTTGGTGTCGGTAATGGTGTCGGCGTTGGTGTCGGTATTGGCGTCGGCGTTGGGGCCAGGTTCAGGAAGCTGAAGTCGAATTTCTCATTGTCAACGGCGGTCGTGGTATCCTGGTTGAACGCCGTGCTGCTCCCCGTGGATGTGATCACCGGGAAGCCGAAGGCGGTAGGCGTAAAGGATGATGGCAATAAGGAGCATGGTGCCGCGAACGTGGTACCAATATTGATATTCGGATAGGCGAAGGTGCTGAATTCGCTGGTACTTGCGAAATGCGTGGCGCTCGAATTGAGAGACTGTTCAGATGATTGAGATAGGGAGGGGTGGAATAACAGCCCGATGTCAGGAATCGCATCCTGCGCTGATACTGGTATGGATGCGCAAATTAGTATTACAGCCATTAATACGGTGATTAGACTACCCTTTAACCTCATAAATACCTACTACCCTCATGCTTAACATTAACTAATTTAGAAATTACATATATAATACCTAATAAAAAATAAACCGGATAAATGCCGATAGCCCGGTAAAATCCAGCTCTTCGCAGGGTCAAAAATTGTTGGAAGCTTTGTATGTTAGTTTTTCGACCATCCGTTAATTTTAGAACATAACAGATCTTTAATATTCAACACAACACCAAGCCCGCAAGCCCCCGGCGAGATTTGAGCTCGCGACCTACTGATTACAAGACAGAGACTATGATACAAACATTTATAATCTATGTGTGCAGTATACGTGTAAAATTGTTCGAGTCAGCATGTGGAGTCAAATAAGGATAAATTTGGCTCTTTATGTCAGCAATTGAAAATAAACCCGTTTGTCGAAAAAAGCATAAATATGGCTTAATAATCGAAAATAATGGGCCGCCGTGGCTTAGCGGCAAAGCGGCTGATTCGTAATCAGCAGATCGGGGGTTCAAATCCCTCCGGCGGCTCTTTTCCTTTTTAATACCAAATTTATGGTCTATTTAATGATTTGGCTCATTTCCAAGTGCTGACATATTAAGCCAAATTTATTGGTATTTAGCATCTCCTGCTGACTCATACGATTCTATTATCATTAACCACCAATACTCCAGTAAATGTTAGTTTTTCGGGTACTATCAAGTATGCCGTAATCCCTTTAGATGTCAAAGCTTGTTGATAAAACAGTTCTAGAGCAATGGATAAAATATATTATTAAATAATAGAGTTTATTTTAAGGCGTATTGTTATGGTCTTCAACGGTCTGGCCTTCGGTTTGCTTGAGACTATAGTTTTTGGCTGGATTTGTATCTTTTCTATGCTGGTCTGTTTATACGTCTGGAAGGGGGACTTTAAAAGTAGCTATAATTACCGGCCCTGGAAGATTGTCGACATACCCGAAGACGTGGCGACGAAGATCGATAAAGAGGCCGCCAAATTGATTGTCTTTATCGACGGCGCGTTCTTGTGTGCCATGACCATCGGATGGGTATATAGTATAGTATCAGGCGACTATAACAATCTACAGTTCATATTACTAGCCAGCCTCATTGGGTGGGTTTTAATTTTATTGGCCCTGATCGTCATCTTCCTTGTTTACGCATGGTTTGTAGACAAAAAGTATAAAACGGGCAAGACTTGAGAAAATTATCGACATATATTACAATTCGTAATCAGCAGATCGAGGTTCAAATCCATCCGTCGGCTCTTTTCATTTTTATAACAAATTTATGCTTATTTTGTATTTTGGGCTTATTTTCGCATGCTGACAGATAAAGCCAAATTTATGGGTAACCTACATCACATGCAGACTCGCACAATTCTGATGCAATATAAGCATTAAACTAAAAAATAATTATCCCTAAAAAGTTCCTTAGGGTATCGGCATTTCTGGGAGATGCCCCTCGCCTCATTATTTTTTATCTTATAGCCGCCAGGCGATTTAATATATAATACTATGCCATAACCAAGCTTGCTTTATATATGTAAGTCTTTGTTACCATTCCGCTCTTAAGATAAAAAAATACATTAGCATACAGTAACTTATATAATAAATAATAAATAAATAACATATTATTGTCATATTGTTATCATATCTAGCACTACGCCAAAGAGCACTAAACGAATAACAAAAGGAGGAACTATAATGAAAAAAATAACCATTGTTATAATAGGCTTATTTGTACTATTAGCATTTGCAGGCACGGCAATCGCGAAAAACCCAACAGAAACGAATAAGGCCACTGGTGGAGGAACGTTTTTGCTTCGTGATTTTAAAGATACGATCGGTTTTACGGCAATACAGATTGACGATCAATATGATGCTAAAGGACAGATAACCATACAATATAGAAATAATGAAGGCCCTGAAGGCCCTGGCCACAATTTAGTAAAGGTTGATGTTACGACACTTGTTGTCGAGGGTAACAAAGCCTGGATAGCCGGCGTGATAACAAAGTCCTTTGACCCGAGTTTTGTAGGCGATGGATTACTGCTAGAAGTGATCGATGACTCGCCCGATAAACTTGCTTTCGGGGGCGGCGATGTGACGCCTGAGGAAGCAAGAAATTTGGCCCTGGAGAAATTTGAATTCGAATCCCCGGCTTCAATTAGTGGTAGCATAAAAGTTAGTTAAAAACCATTTCCATTTTTATAATAGAAAATAATACAGTACTTATTTGGTTTTTAAAAAAAGCCTTCAGATATCCTATTCGT encodes:
- a CDS encoding class I SAM-dependent methyltransferase, yielding MQSNCVKVPKREGESTRKMLAESEVIDYRLKIKSDEQFVYIPLIPGISKDILSKIDPTLALAECDFEENERTRSVEEILGFAPSFEVIGDIAVVAEEYDVKVGEAIMEVHKNVRTVLVPTTPVVGEFRIRHYRVLCGEDRTTTVYREHGFIYEMDLNKVYFSPRLSTERKRITDQVTDMELVLDMFAGVGPFAIPISKRAMYTIAVDKNPDAVEYLKKNIALNKASRIEAVNMDARDIQTPQPPDRIIMNLPHTAHEFLDVAFRLIATGGIIHYYDIRPETEIFDAVIKMVRQKASYSGCLIDIVNKRIVRSYSPHEYNIVLDIRVVGKQD
- a CDS encoding beta-propeller fold lactonase family protein, translated to MRLKGSLITVLMAVILICASIPVSAQDAIPDIGLLFHPSLSQSSEQSLNSSATHFASTSEFSTFAYPNINIGTTFAAPCSLLPSSFTPTAFGFPVITSTGSSTAFNQDTTTAVDNEKFDFSFLNLAPTPTPIPTPTPTPLPTPTPVPTPRRAYVTNFNSNTVSVIDTSTNTVIGSPIPVGNYPIGIAITPNGARAYVANYGSGTVSVIDTSTNTVIGSIPVGRGPFGVAITPNGTRAYVTNSIDNTVSVIDTSTNTVIGSPIPVGNAPVSIAFTPNGTRAYVTNFNSNTVSVIDTSTNTVIGSPIPVGNGPQNIAITPDGTRAYVTNFNSGTVSVIDTATNTVIGSPIPVGKGPYGIKITPDGTRAYVTNFNSDTVSVIDTSTNTVIGTIPVGNGPTGIAITTDGTRAYVTNSIDNTVSVIDTTTNTVIGSPITVGDYPEGIAIQP